CCAAGGTATATACGGATTTATCCCTGTTTACCGCCAATCAGGAAATCGCGCGCGAAGTTGAGCAGGTATTTGATTTAATTGAGCATCCATACCGGCGTGATAACTTCAAACACCTGATTGTCTCCCCCTTCGATGCCCGCCAGAAACTCATCTCATTGATTGAGGATGAAATCCTCAATGCCCGAATGGGCGGCAAGGCCGGGATCACATTGAAACTCAACAACCTGGTCGATGAGCAGCTTATCGGCAAGCTGTACGATGCCTCCATGGCCGGGGTGAAAATTCGGCTGATCATTCGCGGTATGTGCTCATTGGTGCCACAAATTCCCGGGATCAGTGACAATATCGATGTCATCAGTATTGTCGACAGGTTCCTGGAGCACTCACGGGTCATGCTGTTTCACGCCGGTGGTGAAAATAAACTCTTCCTCTGCTCTGCCGACTGGATGAGCCGCAATATTGACAGCCGTATCGAGGTAACCACACCGATTTACGACCCTCAGTTGAAACAGATGGTGATGGACATATTGGCCCTTCAGCTATCGGACAATACCAAAGCCCGAATAATCAACAAAGAGCAGAGCAACCCCTACCGTCACCGGGGAAATAAACGTAAAGTACGCTCCCAATTGGCGATATACCAGTATCTTTGCCACTATGAAAAACTTCTCAAGGCGCGTATCGACGCCGAGGCAGAAGCCTTAAAGAGCGAATCCGCGCCGATTGCAGAGCAAGAAGATAACAGGGATCTGCCGGTCACCAGCTGATCCACGAGGGAGAAACAGCTTGTCATCATCAAACCAGCGACACTTCGTTGCTATCGATATGGGTTCGAACAGCTTCCATTTGATGATTGCCCGTGAGCAAGACGGCAGTTTGCAAATTCTGCATAAAGAAAAAGCACAGGTACAGTTGGCTCAGGGCCTGAGTCCGGAAGGCTATTTATCCGATGAAGCCATCGGTCGGGGCCTCGAGTGTCTGCGCAATTTCAGTCAACGGTTTTCAGGCTTGTGCGAAACCCAGGTGAGACTGGTAGCAACCCACACCCTGAGGGTCGCCCGCAATCGAGACAAATTTTTAAAAGCGGCACTGACGGTGATCCCCTATCCCATCGAGGTGATTTCCGGCCACGAAGAAGCGCGACTTATCTATTCGGGCATCGCCCAAAGCCAAGTGCTCGCCAAACATAACCTGATTATCGATATCGGCGGTGGCTCCACCGAGGTGGTGATTGGTGAAAAGAATCAGCCTGTAATGCTCTCAAGCCTTCGTTGTGGTTGCGTGAGCTATAACGAGCGCTTCTTTTCCGATGGTCAGCTCACCCTAAGTGCCTTTCGCGCTGCGCAAACTGCCGCCGATAAGCAGTTTTCATCACTCTCAAAAGACTATTTCGATGGTCGTTGGGACTTGGTGCTGGGCAGCTCGGGGTCAGTCAAAGCCATCTGTGAAGCATTGCTTGAAAGTTTTGGCGATGAAACTGTCACCCTGCCAAGGCTAAAAGAGCTGAAACTCAAGTTGGTCCAGGCAGGTCATGTGGATGCGTTGCAATTTACCAATATTGATAAAAAGCGCATCACTCTGGTGCCTGCCGGACTTGCGATTCTTATCAGTTTTTTCCGGCGACTTGCCATAGAACAGCTGGAGCCCACCCCTGCGGCGCTGCGGGAAGGCGTGCTGTACGAGCTTGCCCAAATCGACCAGTCACAGGATATTCGTCACCGCACGGTAGAGAGCATCGCCAACCTCTATCATGTGGATACCAAGCACGGTGCCAGGGTGCGTAACACCGCCATGGCACTTTTTGACAGCGTGGCCGACAGCTGGCAAATCCGTCCCTTTGCCCGGCTCCTGTCTTACGCCGCTTCATTGCATGAAATCGGCATTCACATCAATTCCCGTGCTTACCACAAGCACGGGGCCTACATCATCGCCAACAGTGACCTTCCCGGTTTCAGTCAGGACTTGCAGCAGGACTTGGCGATGTTAATCGGCAACCAGTGTAAAAAGCCGCAGTTTGATACCATCAATGCCCTGCCCGATGGTCGCCGTGAAGTACTGGTAAAACTCTTGTGTTTGTTGCGTCTTGCAATCCTGGTAAATCTCGGCCGGGTCGCCCGTTCATTGCGCCTGAGCTGCGCTGTATTGGATACCAATGAGTTGGCGGTTATCCCCGAGCAAAGCGCACGGGTTGATCTGCTGCTTAAAGATTTGAAACGAGAGAAGAAACATTTGGGCCAGCTTGGCCTTATTCTAAGACTGGACAGCGAGCTTCCCTCTCCCGCTGACGAAGACTGATACATCGCCTGTTGGTATAAAGGCTCGCCACGTACCAACTGACTTGCACTCCTCACGCCACTGGCCGGCAGGCGATTCCATACCAGACAAACATTTAACCAAAGCGCCCCCAACAGGCTCGGGTTGGTTCATCTGCAGCCCAGGGCCGAATGGGGACCTTTCCCACATTTTTACTGTTGTTATTGGTACTTCACCGCCAAAATCGCTACAATTTTAATCGGCGCACCAAACCTCAGGTAATAATCTTGGGGATGGGCGTTCAAAAGGTTTCACTGCGATGGGGTTGTGTATTGGCAAATACGTACATCGTCAGGTAAATTAGTGCGATAAAAACGGAACCTGCTGTTATTTTGGGGAAAACGCAAGAAGCGTCACCTTAACGGACTTGTTTTAAGGTATTGAGTATATGGAAATCACCATCTTGTTGCTGTTGCTGCTATTGGTAGCGCTGCATTGTCTTTTTGGATACAAGGCTCTGTGCAGTGAAGCCAAAATCAGTCAGGGGCAAAAATGCCTCTGGTGCGCATTGAGTCTTGGATTGGGTCCTGCCGGTTATTATTTTTATCAAGGGCTTATCCCCTGCGATATGCTTGGCAGAGATTAATCCTGTTGTACAAAAAAGCCCCGGGTTCCGGGGCTTTTTTGTTACAGATGGCTGTGTTCCAGCACCAGGTCCAAATCCACAGGTCGCTTGAGTACCGGCGCCTGGCCATCCGCCAGAGCCTGCTTATATGCCTGATTCATCTTGAGTGCAAGATAGAGGTCAGAGCGGATAAGCAACCCTCCTTCCCCCGTCGGTATGCCCTGCGCCTCACACCAGGACAACAACTGCCGCTTGCGGCCAGCCAAAATCAGCCGGATATGTCTGCGTTTCAGCAATGCATATAAGTCAGACAGCATGGCCATCACACTGATATCCGGGTGAGTAAAGCACGGCACCGCATCAATAATCACGCATTCAGGAGTTTCCGGCTCTGCGGCGATACGCTCCAAAAGACGTCGTTTGAAATAGCTGGCATTAAAGTAGGTCAACGGCGAGTTAAAACGGTAGATAAATACCCCGGGCACGGCCACGGCTTTGTCGCTGCCGTCGAGGCTTCGCAGCGTGCCCTTGGCATCGAGTCCAAGGCACTGGTCGCTCGGGCGCATAACCACCTGCAAAAACTGAAACAGCCCCAAGAGTACCGCCAGAGTAATACCGGGAATAACGCCAATCAGCAACACGGCCACAAAGGTGGTCATGGCCAGTAAAAACGCCCTTTGATCGCGCTTTCTGAGCTTCCACAGGGTTTTAAGATCCAGCAACGACCAGGATGCCACCACCAGCACAACCCCCAGCGCCGCCGAGGGAATAAAGGCCAGAGGCGCGGTAAAGAGCCAGGCAATTATGCCTATGATAAGCGCGGCAATCAGCGACACCAATTGCGTCTTGCCACCACTGGCGTCATTCACCGCCGTACGGGAATCAGCGCCGCTCACCGCAAAACCCTGAGACAATGCGGAGGCGATGTTGGCAATACCCAAGGCCCTGAATTCTTTATCAGGGTCAATATCATAGCCATTTTTTGCAGCAAAACTTCTCGCCGTGAGCATCATGCTTACAAAGCTGACCATGGCGAGGTTAAGGGCTGGCATGACCAATTCCCGGGCAATACCAATATCAAAGGCTGGCATCTGAAATGCCGGCATATTGATGCTTACATCCCCCACCAGCGCCACATCAAACTGCTCCAGATTTGCCGCCCATGCCACCAGAGTAGACACCACAATCACCAACATGGCGGCTGGCCAAGTGGGCCTGAAACGTTTAACCAAAAGGAAGATCAGCACGGCTCCCAGGCTCATCGCCAGGGTGGCCCAGTGAATTTGCGACAGATATCCGGGCGCGGCAGCGATACGGTCAAGCAAATAGCGCTCGTCAAAGCTGAAGCCGAGGATCTTTGAGGCCTGACCCACAATAATGGTGATGGCCACACCGTTTAACAGCCCCATTAAGATGGGTTTTGACAGAAAATCGGCCAGTACCCCCAATTTGAAACGACTGGCGATAAGACACCAGAATCCCGTCATGGCGGTCATGGTCATGGCCAGCTGCCAGTGTTTGATACTGTCGCCCGCTGCCAGCGGTGTCACCACAGCGGCCACCACGGCACAGGTGGCTGCATCGGGCCCCACGATTAACTGACGGGAGGTACCAAACAGGGCGTAAACCATCATGGGCAGCACACAGGAATACAGGCCCACCAGGGCGTTCACCCCAGTAAGCTGCGCATAGGCAATGGCCACCGGCAGCGCCACGGCACTCACAGAGAATGCCGCACGCACATCATCTTTGAACCATTCTTTGCGGTAGTCTTTAAATGATGCCAGACCCGGCATCAGGGACAACAAACGAGACACACAGACTCCTTTCGATTCATCCATTCCCTGCCTTATCGTTGAATTAGCTTAGTTTGTCTATCCCTGCCAGTAAAAATAAATCCATTGACTACATCAGTATCATTGGCAACGTCAGCAGCAAGGCCAGCGCCATCAGCTGGTTAAACGTACGCTGACGCCCCGGCGTGTGCAAAAAACGGCCAATGGCTTGCCCCAAGACCACCCAGGTAAAAGATGCCGGCAATCCAACTATGTTAAATACCAGCACCATCACCAGCGCACTGAGCCAGTACTGGTCTCCCGCGAGTGTAAAAGCGCTGCACAGTGTCATCACGGCGAGCCAACTCTTGGGATTGATCCATTGGAACATTGCCGCTTCCATGAGTCCCATGGGCTTAATCCGCTGGGATGCAGATTGCTCCGCGGTAGGCGCGGTGGCAATTTTAAAGGCAAGCCATAAAAGATACGCCAGTGACACGGTTTTAAGGAACTGATGCAGCAGCGGGAACCCTTCAAACAAGGCGCCGAGCCCAAGCAGCATGGCCAGATGCAGTGAGGTTG
This portion of the Shewanella amazonensis SB2B genome encodes:
- a CDS encoding LysE family translocator, whose translation is MEMTLTALTLSAAVFCATMTMTPGPNNLLLAQSGATFGVRQSVRHIVGIRLGTTSLHLAMLLGLGALFEGFPLLHQFLKTVSLAYLLWLAFKIATAPTAEQSASQRIKPMGLMEAAMFQWINPKSWLAVMTLCSAFTLAGDQYWLSALVMVLVFNIVGLPASFTWVVLGQAIGRFLHTPGRQRTFNQLMALALLLTLPMILM
- a CDS encoding Ppx/GppA phosphatase family protein — encoded protein: MGSNSFHLMIAREQDGSLQILHKEKAQVQLAQGLSPEGYLSDEAIGRGLECLRNFSQRFSGLCETQVRLVATHTLRVARNRDKFLKAALTVIPYPIEVISGHEEARLIYSGIAQSQVLAKHNLIIDIGGGSTEVVIGEKNQPVMLSSLRCGCVSYNERFFSDGQLTLSAFRAAQTAADKQFSSLSKDYFDGRWDLVLGSSGSVKAICEALLESFGDETVTLPRLKELKLKLVQAGHVDALQFTNIDKKRITLVPAGLAILISFFRRLAIEQLEPTPAALREGVLYELAQIDQSQDIRHRTVESIANLYHVDTKHGARVRNTAMALFDSVADSWQIRPFARLLSYAASLHEIGIHINSRAYHKHGAYIIANSDLPGFSQDLQQDLAMLIGNQCKKPQFDTINALPDGRREVLVKLLCLLRLAILVNLGRVARSLRLSCAVLDTNELAVIPEQSARVDLLLKDLKREKKHLGQLGLILRLDSELPSPADED
- a CDS encoding SulP family inorganic anion transporter, translated to MDESKGVCVSRLLSLMPGLASFKDYRKEWFKDDVRAAFSVSAVALPVAIAYAQLTGVNALVGLYSCVLPMMVYALFGTSRQLIVGPDAATCAVVAAVVTPLAAGDSIKHWQLAMTMTAMTGFWCLIASRFKLGVLADFLSKPILMGLLNGVAITIIVGQASKILGFSFDERYLLDRIAAAPGYLSQIHWATLAMSLGAVLIFLLVKRFRPTWPAAMLVIVVSTLVAWAANLEQFDVALVGDVSINMPAFQMPAFDIGIARELVMPALNLAMVSFVSMMLTARSFAAKNGYDIDPDKEFRALGIANIASALSQGFAVSGADSRTAVNDASGGKTQLVSLIAALIIGIIAWLFTAPLAFIPSAALGVVLVVASWSLLDLKTLWKLRKRDQRAFLLAMTTFVAVLLIGVIPGITLAVLLGLFQFLQVVMRPSDQCLGLDAKGTLRSLDGSDKAVAVPGVFIYRFNSPLTYFNASYFKRRLLERIAAEPETPECVIIDAVPCFTHPDISVMAMLSDLYALLKRRHIRLILAGRKRQLLSWCEAQGIPTGEGGLLIRSDLYLALKMNQAYKQALADGQAPVLKRPVDLDLVLEHSHL